The following nucleotide sequence is from Mesobacillus jeotgali.
GGATTGATTCTAACCAATTCAGGGTATTGCAGAGTTTCCAGAAACATCGGGTGAGTGATTCCCATTTCATCCCGACCACCGGTTACGGATATGATGATGCCGGCAGGGAAACCCTCGAAAAGATTTACGCAGAGGTTTTCGGTGCAGAAGCCGGACTGGTCCGCCCGCAAATCATCTCCGGAACTCATGCGATTTCGATATCGCTATTTGGGATCCTTCGGCCTGGCGATGAGCTGTTATACATCACTGGAAAACCGTATGACACTCTTGAAGAGATCGTTGGGATACGCGGTACCGGAAACGGATCATTGAAGGAATTTGGAATTTCTTATAATACTGTGGATCTTACAGAAAAGGGAGACATTGATTGGGCTGCTGTCGAAAGAGCAATCAAACCTGAAACAAAAATGATCGGTATTCAGCGCTCCAAAGGGTATGCGACAAGACCGTCCTTCACTATCGAGCAAATTGGTGAAATGGTGAGGTTTGTAAAGGAAATCAAGCCTGATGTCGTCGTGTTTGTTGATAACTGTTATGGGGAGTTTGTTGAGGAGCTAGAACCATGCCATGTTGGCGCAGATTTGATGGCTGGCTCCTTGATTAAAAATCCTGGAGGCGGGATTGCTAAGACAGGCGGATACATAGTAGGCAAGGAAGAGTTTGTCGAGGCTTGTTCTTTCCGGATGACATCCCCGGGAATTGGGGCAGAGGCCGGTGCTTCTCTATACTCTTTACAAGAAATGTACCAGGGATTCTTCATGGCACCGCATGTTGTCGCACAAGCCTTGAAGGGTGCTGTATTCACAGCCGCAATGCTGGAAAGTCTAGGTATGAATTCCTCGCCAAAATGGAATGCGAAGCGAACCGATCTAATCCAGGCAGTCCAATTCGATGATCGGGATAAGATGGTTGCATTTTGCCAGGCCATTCAGTATGCATCCCCAATCAATTCTCATGTGACCGCACATCCTGCTTATATGCCGGGATATGAGGATGATGTGATTATGGCTGCTGGTACATTCATCCAAGGAGCGAGTATTGAATTAACAGCTGATGGGCCGATCAGGCCGCCATATGTCGCGTATGTGCAGGGTGGCTTAACCTATTCCCATGTTAAGATGGCTGTTTGTATTGCAATCGATTCTTTAATCGAAAAAGGTTTAATTCATATAAAATAGGTAAATATACAACAGGACGCTTGCTAAATAAGTCCTGTTCTTTTTTTATAATTTTTCATGTCAGATAATCTAACATATGTTTGACAACATACCTTACATTGAATATAATGAGAATATCTTAAAAGGAAGGAGGAGAAATCATCATGGGCGGAAGTGAAATTCGCCGGAATATGCCGCTCTTTAGCATTGGGATTGTCATGCAGCTGACAGATTTGACCGCCAGGCAAATCCGATACTATGAAGAGCATGAATTGATTTCTCCGGCAAGAACAGAGGGCAATAAACGACTCTTTTCCTTAAACGATATTGACAAGCTCCTTGAGATCAAAGACTTGATCGACCAGGGAGTCAACATGGCAGGCATCAAGCAAATATTTAATGTTAAACAACAGACAGCCATTAGTGCTGCTGAGAAAAAACAAGCTGAGAAAACGAGACGGGAGCTATCTGATGCCGATTTGCGTAAATTGCTTCGCAAAGAACTTCAGCAGGCAGGACGCTTTAACCGATCTGGCAATCATGGGGACATGTCGAGATTTTTTCATTAGTAATCAAAATTATCTATCATTAGAATTTTAGGAGGAACTTTTAACAATGGCTAAGACGTTTACAAGAGAAGACATTATTCGCTTATCAAAAGAAGAAAATGTAAAATTCATTCGTTTGCAGTTCACTGATATTTTAGGAACGATCAAGAACGTTGAAATCCCGATCAGCCAGCTTGAAAAAGCGCTTGATAACAAAATGATGTTCGATGGATCCTCCATTGAAGGCTTCGTTCGTATTGAAGAATCTGACATGTACCTGATCCCAGATTTGGATACATGGGTAATCTTCCCTTGGACAGCTGAAAAAGGTAAGGTTGCGCGTTTGATCTGTGATATCAAAAATGCTGATGGCACACCATTTGCGGGCGACCCGCGCGGTAACCTCAAGCGCATTCTGAAGGAAATGGAAGAGCTTGGCTTCACAAACTTCAATCTTGGACCAGAACCGGAATTCTTCCTGTTCAAGCTGGATGTCAATGGAGAGCCTACACTTGAATTGAATGACAATGGTGGCTACTTCGACCTTGCACCAACCGATCTTGGCGAAAACTGCCGCCGCGATATCGTTCTTGAGCTGGAAGAGATGGGCTTCGAGATTGAAGCATCTCACCATGAGGTTGCTCCTGGACAGCACGAAATCGACTTCAAATATGCAGATGCTTTGACAGCTTGTGACCAGATCCAGACTTTCAAGCTTGTTGTTAAAACTATTGCCCGTAAACACGGTCTGCACGCAACATTCATGCCGAAGCCATTGTTCGGCGTAAATGGATCCGGAATGCACTGCAACATGTCATTGTTCCGCAACGGCGAGAACTCATTCTATGATCCATCCGATAAGAAACTAGAGCTAAGCGAAACTGCTTACCAGTTCATCGCTGGAACATTGAAGCATGCTTCTGGATTTACAGCTGTAACAAACCCGACTGTAAACTCATATAAGCGTCTGGTACCTGGTTATGAAGCACCTTGCTACGTTGCATGGTCTGCTAAAAACCGTTCACCATTGATCCGTATCCCTGCATCACGCGGCTTGAGTACACGTGTTGAAGTCCGCAGTGTCGATCCTGCAGCTAACCCGTACCTTGCAATGGCAGTATTGCTTGCAGCAGGCCTTGACGGAATCAAGAATAAAATGACTCCTCCTTCATCAGTAGACCGCAACATCTACGTGATGAACAAAGAAGAGCGTGTAGAAGAAGGAATCGATGATCTGCCGCCAACATTGGCAGCTGCTCTCGACCAGCTGAAGAAGAACGAAGTAATCAGCGCAGCACTTGGCGACCACATTCTCGAACACTTCATCGAAGCAAAAGAGATCGAATGGGATATGTTCCGTACCCAGGTCCACCCATGGGAGCGCGAACAGTACATGAGCATGTATTAATAGAACAAAATGACCTCCTGACTCTGTCAGGAGGTCATTTTTTTAAAAAAGTGACTGGAGCAAGCGCGCCTTTTAAGGTGAAAAGAGCATTAGCAATATCACTATGACTTTCCTTGCAAATTACTAGCACTTTCCCAACAATCCCTGCAAAAATCACCACATATCACTTCTTTTACCTTCTACAAGTAGAATTTCTTCAGCAAAAATTAAAATTTTCAGAAAAATAATTGACTTTTTCCTATATACACGTTATCTTTGTTTTAAAATATATAACACATTTATAGTGTTACGGTTATATAACGTTATATAAATAAAATTTTATGTATTACAGGGGGCGGAATCTTGATTCTACATGAAATTGAAATGAGCAGTCGTGAGTCCATCGAAGAGATCCAACTTCAAAGACTCAAGGCAGTAGTGGAGAAAGTTGCCCAAAGGGTACCGTTTTACAAGAAGAAATTTACGGAGGTAAATTTTTCGCCTGATAGGCTAAATAGTCTGGAAGATTTGGAAGCGCTTCCTTTCACTGAGAAGCATGACCTTCGGAATCACTATCCTTTCGGGCTTTTCGCTGTCCCGCAAAGTGAATTGGTCAGAGTACACGCCTCGTCGGGAACAAGCGGCAAGCCGACGGTGGTCGGCTATACACAAAATGATATCGAAATGTGGGGAGAGATTGTCGCCAGGGCGATTGCTCTTGGCGGCGGTGAACCAGGCAATTTCCTGCATAATGCTTATGGGTATGGCCTTTTTACTGGCGGATTGGGCTTGCATTACGGAAGTGAAAAGCTGGGGATGGTGACAGTACCGGTTTCCGGCGGCAACACCCAGAGACAAATCATGTTGATTGAAGATTTTAAACCGCAGGTCATTTGCGGGACACCTTCTTACATTCTGAATATCGCTGAAACGATGGAGGAAATGGGCATGGACCCGCGCGAAACTTCATTGAAATACGGTATTTTCGGGGCTGAGCCTTGGTCAGAAGAAATGAGGAAGGCGCTCGAAGAAAAGCTGGGAATTAAGGCATGCGATATTTACGGTCTTAGCGAAGTGATCGGGCCTGGTGTCGCAAGTGAATGCCATGAAGCACAGGCGGGATTGCATGTTGCCGAAGATCATTTTTTAGTTGAGGTAATTGACCCTGAAA
It contains:
- a CDS encoding aminotransferase class I/II-fold pyridoxal phosphate-dependent enzyme codes for the protein MFKQLKNGQMLQPLVSEIEQQIAHVHKNIDERIDSNQFRVLQSFQKHRVSDSHFIPTTGYGYDDAGRETLEKIYAEVFGAEAGLVRPQIISGTHAISISLFGILRPGDELLYITGKPYDTLEEIVGIRGTGNGSLKEFGISYNTVDLTEKGDIDWAAVERAIKPETKMIGIQRSKGYATRPSFTIEQIGEMVRFVKEIKPDVVVFVDNCYGEFVEELEPCHVGADLMAGSLIKNPGGGIAKTGGYIVGKEEFVEACSFRMTSPGIGAEAGASLYSLQEMYQGFFMAPHVVAQALKGAVFTAAMLESLGMNSSPKWNAKRTDLIQAVQFDDRDKMVAFCQAIQYASPINSHVTAHPAYMPGYEDDVIMAAGTFIQGASIELTADGPIRPPYVAYVQGGLTYSHVKMAVCIAIDSLIEKGLIHIK
- a CDS encoding MerR family transcriptional regulator, which produces MGGSEIRRNMPLFSIGIVMQLTDLTARQIRYYEEHELISPARTEGNKRLFSLNDIDKLLEIKDLIDQGVNMAGIKQIFNVKQQTAISAAEKKQAEKTRRELSDADLRKLLRKELQQAGRFNRSGNHGDMSRFFH
- a CDS encoding phenylacetate--CoA ligase family protein encodes the protein MILHEIEMSSRESIEEIQLQRLKAVVEKVAQRVPFYKKKFTEVNFSPDRLNSLEDLEALPFTEKHDLRNHYPFGLFAVPQSELVRVHASSGTSGKPTVVGYTQNDIEMWGEIVARAIALGGGEPGNFLHNAYGYGLFTGGLGLHYGSEKLGMVTVPVSGGNTQRQIMLIEDFKPQVICGTPSYILNIAETMEEMGMDPRETSLKYGIFGAEPWSEEMRKALEEKLGIKACDIYGLSEVIGPGVASECHEAQAGLHVAEDHFLVEVIDPETLKPVPEGEEGELVFTSLTKEAFPVIRYRTGDIASVTKEKCSCGRTTVRMSRVKGRIDDMLNINGVNVFPSQIEHCLLTVPELAPHYQIQILQKRTLKVLELHVEMNEEYFTGIGADPISDSVYQLEQRIQSLLRSQCLISMEVRVHRPKTIPRSEGKAVRIVDKTKEPIGT
- the glnA gene encoding type I glutamate--ammonia ligase, with protein sequence MAKTFTREDIIRLSKEENVKFIRLQFTDILGTIKNVEIPISQLEKALDNKMMFDGSSIEGFVRIEESDMYLIPDLDTWVIFPWTAEKGKVARLICDIKNADGTPFAGDPRGNLKRILKEMEELGFTNFNLGPEPEFFLFKLDVNGEPTLELNDNGGYFDLAPTDLGENCRRDIVLELEEMGFEIEASHHEVAPGQHEIDFKYADALTACDQIQTFKLVVKTIARKHGLHATFMPKPLFGVNGSGMHCNMSLFRNGENSFYDPSDKKLELSETAYQFIAGTLKHASGFTAVTNPTVNSYKRLVPGYEAPCYVAWSAKNRSPLIRIPASRGLSTRVEVRSVDPAANPYLAMAVLLAAGLDGIKNKMTPPSSVDRNIYVMNKEERVEEGIDDLPPTLAAALDQLKKNEVISAALGDHILEHFIEAKEIEWDMFRTQVHPWEREQYMSMY